One stretch of Euphorbia lathyris chromosome 7, ddEupLath1.1, whole genome shotgun sequence DNA includes these proteins:
- the LOC136235476 gene encoding cytochrome P450 CYP82D47-like, whose protein sequence is MEIPHDSPHLIIPFLILIFSFLFLISKFTGKKKPGAPLAGGSWPLIGHLHLLGGPKPPHIVLGEMADKHGPIFTIKMGIRRALVVNNSEIAKECLTTHDKTFANRPYTLAMDLLGYDRSMFGFSPYGNYWRQIRKLATVELLSNHRLEMFKHVRESEVRAALQELYKLGGVNKLVEMKKLVGDITLNVISRIVVGKSGGYGKDEGWKEALRDFFDLSGRFVAADGLPFLRWLDIGGYEKKMKKTAKELDVVMMEWIKEHKQKRASGVNKGEADFIDVMLDVLDGNQTFDRDSDTVNKATCLTLILAASDTTTVTLIWALSLLVNNPNVLKKAQDELDIHVGRERQVVESDISNLVYLQAIIKETFRLYPAGPLSIPHESTEDCTVANYYIPTGTMLYLNLWKIHHDPQVWNDPFKFDPERFFTTHKDYDVRGQHFDLIPFSSGRRMCPGVSFAMQVLHLILASLLHAFDFSTPTGEAVDMTESIGLTNPRATPLQLVVNPRLHSYLYK, encoded by the exons ATGGAAATACCCCACGACTCCCCCCATCTCATTATACCCTTTCTCATCCTCattttctccttcctctttCTCATTTCAAAATTCACCGGAAAAAAGAAACCCGGAGCCCCATTAGCCGGAGGTTCATGGCCTCTAATCGGCCATCTCCACCTCCTCGGAGGTCCAAAACCACCGCACATAGTACTAGGCGAAATGGCCGACAAACACGGCCCAATTTTCACCATCAAAATGGGGATCCGTCGCGCTTTAGTCGTCAACAACTCGGAGATAGCCAAAGAGTGCTTAACCACACACGACAAAACCTTCGCGAACCGCCCATACACTCTCGCAATGGACCTTTTAGGTTACGATCGATCCATGTTTGGCTTCAGCCCTTACGGAAACTACTGGCGCCAAATCCGGAAGCTCGCGACGGTCGAGCTGCTATCTAACCACCGTCTCGAGATGTTCAAACATGTCCGGGAATCGGAGGTCCGGGCAGCTTTACAAGAGCTGTATAAATTGGGGGGAGTGAATAAATTGGTGGAGATGAAGAAATTGGTTGGAGATATAACGTTGAATGTGATATCTAGAATAGTTGTGGGGAAATCTGGTGGATATGGGAAAGATGAGGGATGGAAAGAAGCGTTGAGGGATTTTTTTGATTTGTCAGGGAGGTTTGTGGCTGCCGATGGACTGCCGTTTTTGCGGTGGTTGGATATCGGTGGATATgagaaaaagatgaagaagaCGGCGAAAGAACTTGATGTTGTGATGATGGAGTGGATTAAGGAACATAAACAGAAAAGAGCTTCTGGTGTTAATAAAGGGGAAGCAGATTTCATAGATGTGATGCTTGATGTTCTTGATGGAAATCAAACTTTTGATCGAGATTCTGATACTGTCAACAAAGCTACATGTCTG ACTCTAATCCTAGCGGCTTCGGACACAACAACAGTCACTTTGATATGGGCTCTCTCTTTGTTAGTCAATAATCCCAATGTGTTAAAGAAAGCCCAAGATGAGTTAGACATCCACGTTGGTAGAGAAAGACAAGTGGTTGAATCTGATATTAGTAACTTGGTCTACCTTCAAGCCATCATCAAGGAAACATTTCGTTTATATCCGGCTGGACCACTTTCAATCCCACATGAATCAACTGAGGATTGCACAGTGGCCAATTACTATATTCCAACAGGCACAATGCTTTACCTAAATCTTTGGAAGATTCACCATGACCCACAAGTTTGGAACGATCCTTTCAAGTTTGATCCTGAAAGATTCTTTACCACTCACAAAGATTATGATGTTAGGGGACAACATTTTGACCTTATACCCTTTAGTAGTGGAAGAAGAATGTGTCCCGGTGTTTCTTTTGCTATGCAAGTTTTACATCTAATACTTGCTTCTTTACTACATGCCTTTGATTTCTCAACCCCGACCGGTGAAGCAGTTGATATGACTGAAAGCATTGGATTAACTAATCCTAGAGCTACACCTCTTCAACTTGTTGTCAATCCACGTCTGCATTCTTATCTCTATAAATAA